Below is a window of Flavobacterium cyclinae DNA.
AATGTTTACCAAAAACGGAGACAGGGAAAATACAACGATTTAAATTGAAATAAGTATTAAGATTTTAGTAATAAGTATCAAGACATATATAATGAGTGAATTCATAAAACAAGAAAAAGTACGCTTCCAACATGTTGATTATGCTGGAATTGTCTTCTATCCCCGATTTTTAGAAATGCTAAATTGTTTAGTAGAAGATTGGTTTGAAGAAGCCTTAGATCGTCCTTTTTCAAAAATGCACGAAACCAATGGGATTCCAACGGTTGATTTAAAAATTCAATTCAAAAATGCTGCTAGATTAGGTGAAATCTTAACCAAAAAACTTTGGGTAAAAGAACTAAAAAACTCATCCATACTTTGCGGATTTCAGTTTGTAAATGAATCTGAAAACACCGTTTTAGAAGGCGAAGTTACTTTAGTAAATGTAGCTTTCAATCCAGAAAGAAACGGCATCAAAGCCGAACCTTTTACAGAAGAAATGAAGAATAAAATAAAGCAATACGAATTATAAAACTAGGTACACGGATTCAAGAAATTATGTAAATTTTAAAAATTTCTACAATCTGTGTTCCAAAAAAAAAAACAATTCACAAATGGAATTCAAAAAATTCAAAGCCGCAACCGTTCAAACGTCACCTGTATTTCTAAATGTAGAAAAAACGGTTGACAAAGCTATTTCTTTCATCAAAGAAGCTAGTAATAACGGGGCAAAATTAATCGCTTTTCCTGAGGTTTTTATCGCTGGATATCCGTATTGGAATTGGATTATGACGCCTGTTCAAGGTAGTAAATGGTATGAAGAATTATATAAAAATTCGGTTGACGTAGCAGGTCCAGAAATCAAAAAACTTTGCTTAGCCGCTAAAGACAACGACATTCATATTGTGATGGGAATCAACGAGCGAGGTAAAAGCTATGGCGAAATTTACAATACCAATTTAATCATTGATAACAAAGGTGTAATTATTGGAAAACACAGAAAGTTAGTCCCAACATGGGCTGAAAAACTAACTTGGTCTTCAGGTGATGGTTCTTCTTTAAAAGTCTACAATACAGAAATTGGACCAATCGGAACCTTAGCTTGTGGCGAAAATACAAATACTTTAGCGCGTTTTACGCTACTTTCTCAAGGCGAATTGATTCATATCGCGAATTATATTTCATTACCAGTAGCGCCACCTGATTACGATATGGCGGAGGCGATTAAAATTCGTGCAGCAGCGCATTCGTTTGAAGGAAAATTATTTACAATTGTTTCTTGTTCGACCGTTTCGCAAGAAATCAAAGACGCTTTACGTGCTGATGTTCCGAATGTTGATGAATTATTGGATAGAAAAAGTTCTGCTTTCTCTGGATTTATAGGTCCAAATGGCGCTGTCATTGGACAACCGTTAATTGATGAAGAAGGAATGGTTTATGCTGATATTGATTTAGCAAAATGCATCCAACCGAAACAAATGCACGATATTTTAGGGCATTACAATCGATTTGATATATTCGATTTGAGGGTAAACACGGCTCCAACTCGAAAAATTACGTTTATTGATAATCACGAGGAGTTTAATAAGAGATAGTTCTTAAAGATAGTTAAACTCCGACAGAGTTCAAAACTCTGTCGGAGTTTAAAAGGTTAAATAAAATATGAAAAACTACAAACCATTACCATTAGAAAAAGGAAATTACTACCACATTTATAATCGTGGTAATAATGGTATTGATGTTTTTTTTGACTCCGAAAGTTATTATCATTTTTTAAGGTTATTTGATAGGTATATTTCACCAATTGCCGAAACTTATGCTTGGTGTTTGTTGAAAAATCATTTTCATATTTTGGTTTATATCAAATTAGATAATGAAGTTGATTACTCAAAATTAGAATATTCAACGGTAGAAAAACCAAAAGTATTAGATCCATCAAAACAATTTGGACATTTATTTAATGCTTATACACAAGCTATTAATAAAAAATTTAATAGAACAGGCGCTTTGTTTGAAAAACCTTTTGAGCGAAAGCAAATCACTTCAGAAAGGTATTTACAAAATCTTATTTATTATATTCACAACAATCCAGTTCAACATGGTTTTGTTCAACAAATGAATTTATATCCTTGGTCTTCATTTGAATCAATTATATCAGACAAACCAACAAAATTAAAAAGACAAGATGTTATTGAATTATATGGAAAAAAGCTAGACTTTATAGATTACCATAAATCATCTCAAAATTTAAATGAAATTACTAAATTTATAATCGAATAAGAAATTTATCAACTCTGACAGAGTTTTGAACTCTGTCGGAGTTAAAAATAAAAAAAATGGAAGAAAACAACTATTCAGATGATGTTTACGGAAGAGCTCGAGTACAAGACTCTGATGAACTTAAGGCATATTATAAAGAATTAGAAACACTTGGTGCAGGTGCTTTATGGACAGTCGCTAATGACATTGAACCATGGGAACCACGCTCTACCTCTGTTCCTATGTTATGGAAATATGACGATTTACGTGATTTAGTGCTAAAATCATCGGAATTGGTAACTCCTGAACAAGCAGGAAGACGCGTTGTTTATTTGGTAAACGACAAGCGTAGAGACGTTTCCGCTGCTGTGGGTTGGTTATATACCGGAATTCAAGTTACACGTCCAGGTGAATTTACTTCAGCGCATCGTCATCGTGCTTCTGCCCTACGTTTTATTATGGAAGGCGAAAAAGGTTATACGGTTGTAGATGGTAATAAAATTATGTTAGAAGTAAATGATTTTGTGATTACACCAAATTCCACTTGGCACGAACACGGTGTAGAAGAAGGTGGAAAAACTTGTATTTGGCAAGATGGTTTGGATATTCCGTTAGTGAATGCTTTAGAAGCCAATGATTATGCCGTTTTAGAAGGAAAACAAGAATTAATTGCTCCTTTAAATTATTCTCCAATTGCTTACGGTTGCGCAGGTTTAATTCCTGCCGATAAAGTTTGGGATAAACCGTATTCCCCTTTATTTAAATTTTCTTGGAAAAAGGTGTATCCAGCATTATTGGAAGCACAAAAAGTAACAGAAATCAATCCGTTTGATGGAATTTTTATGCAATATTCAAATCCATTAACTGGCGGACATGTGATGCAAACTATGGGAGCTGCCATGCAATTGTTTCCAGCTGGTTTCAAAGGAAAAGCCCACAAACACACAGGATCATTTGTTTACCAATGCGCCAAAGGAAAAGGCTACACCATCATCAACGGAAAACGTTTTGACTGGAAAGAACGCGATATTTTCTGTGTTCCGAGTTGGGCTTGGCACGAGCATCACAACTTATCGGAAACTGAAGATGCTTGTTTATTCAATTTTAATGATTTACCAGTAATTGAAGGATTAGGTTTATTTCAAGGAAGAGAATTAACAGAAAACAACGGACACCAATTGATATAGTACAGACAAGGCATTGCCTTGTCTCAACAATAATAAAAATTAAATGAAACTACTTACTTACAAAACACAAGACACCGAGCCTCGTTTGGGCTTCATTCATAACAATCAAGTAATCGACATGCAGGATTTTGGAGATATTTCCAATTTCCCATTACCAAACGATATGCTGGAATTAATTGACATGGGCTTCGAAATCATTGCAGAAATAACTGAAATGATTGCAGAAACTCCTGAGAATTTTTTCGAAGAAATCGCTTATGAAATGGATGAAGTAACCATTTTAGCTCCTATCGAAAAACCAAGAAAAAACATTATTGGAATTGGGTTGAATTATACCGAACACGTTGCCGAAAGTGCAAGAACTTTGGATACAACAGGAAAGCTTCCAACGAAACCAATTATCTTCTCAAAACCACCAACTACAGTAACAGCAACTAATACAGAAATCATCAAAAATACAAAGTTAACTTCGCAATTGGATTGGGAATGTGAATTAGCAGTAATCATCTCAAAAAAAGGAAAATACATTCCAAAATCTGAAGCATTAGATTATGTGTTTGGATATACCGTAATTAACGATATTTCAGCTCGTGACTGTCGTCGTGAGGGACAATGGATTGTTTCTAAAGGTCAAGATACGTTTGCTCCAATGGGACCTGTAATCGTAACAAAAGACGAAATTGAAAATCCACACAACTTGAATTTATCGTTAAAAGTAAATGGTGTTGAAAAACAAAATTCGAATACCAAATTCATGTTGTTCAATATTAATGACTTAATTGAAGATTTAAGTACCGTTTTCACTTTAGAAGCCGGCGACATTATCGCAACCGGAACTCCTGCAGGTGTTGGTGCAGGTCGTGATCCTCAAGAATGGATGTACGATGGTGATGTGGTGGAAGCTACAGTTGAAGGAATTGGAACAATAATTAACACAGTTAAAGAAATATAATAAAAGTATTCAGTCGCAGTTTTCAGTTTTCAGACTGTTAACTGTGACAGAGACTGTAAATTAATAAACATGAAATACAGAATAGGCCAAATAGTTCCATCATCAAACGTAACGATGGAAACCGAAATACCAGCAATTTTTCGTTCAAGAGAAACTATTTTACCAGAGCGTTTTACGTTTCATAGCAGTAGAATGCGCATGAAAAAAGTAACCAAAGAAGAACTGGAAGCTATGGATAAAATGAGTTTAAAATGTGCTCAAGAATTATCCGATGCTCATGTTGATGTAATGGGTTATGCTTGTTTAGTTGCTATTATGAGCATGGGACGTGGTTATCATTGCGTTTCGGAAGTAAATTTACACCAAGAAACGGTGGCGAATGACTTCCCTACTCCAATTGTAACTTCAGCTGGTGCTTTGATTAATGGATTGAAAGTTTTAGGTGCGAAACAAATCTCGATTATTACACCTTATATGCGTCCGTTAACTGATAAAGTGGTAGATTATATAGAACATCAAGGTATTAAAGTAAAAGAAAGCATTGCTTTAGAAATTCCAGATAATTTGGAAGTTGCCGCTCAAAATCCGATGAATTTATTAGAAATCTACAAACAATTGGATTTAAACGATGTGGATGTTTTAGTAGCTTCAGCTTGTGTACAAATGCCTTCTTTAGAAGCTATTGACTTAATTCAAGCAGAATGTGGCATTCCTGTAACTTCGGCAGCTGTTTGTACTACGTATGAAATGATGAAAAAACTAAATATTGAAGCAAAATCAGCAATTGGTGGTGAGTTATTGAGTGGGAAGTATTAATGAAATATATAAAAATCAAATTACTCTTTTTTCTATTTGTAACAATTGGCATTCTCTTACTATATTTATTTGGACTTTATTTTGTTGTTAGTGTTCCAATACTTTTCTTATTATACATTCTTATAATAATGAAATTTAGAAAGAAATAACAACTTGTATTTGACAATTAAAATTATTCAAATATTAACCTATAACTAATTGAAAAAATGTAACTTGCAACAAATTCTATAAACTATTCTTAATGAAAAAAATTCTACTCTCTCTGATTCCCCTACTTTTTATAACTTTTGTAACGCAGGCACAATGTGATAGCCCTACGTTTCCCGGCGTTAATACTATTACTGAAAATTCTGCCACAATTTTTTGGCAAGACAGTGCTTCTAACACTTGGAACATTGCAGTTTCTGTTAATGGGGTTTCGTATACCAATATAAATGTTACAACAAATCCTTATGTGTTAACAGGATTACCTTGTGGAGTTAATGTTACTGTAATGATTACTTCAGTTTGTGGTCCAAATATTGAAAGTAACCCTGTAACGATTACCTTTTTAACCAATAGTTGTAATCAAGAACAACCAGGACAACCAGAAAGTTTTTCTGCTTGTAGTAGTGATGCCTCACCTGTTTGTTTTAATTTAACAGACAATGATAGTAATTTAATGGGGTCATTAAATCCAAATGAGCATGTTATATCTTATCACTTAACAAATGATGATGCTAACAATAATGTCAATCCTTTAATATCACCTTATTGTGTTGGTCTAGGAATCAATCAAGCTGTTTATGCTAGAGTTGCTAACATTAATACAGGAACTACCTATATTTCAGTTTTTTTCTTGCATGTTACAGAACATATTTTTGTACAGCCTGCATTAAATCCAATGGAACAATGCGACCAAGATAACAATGGGTCTATTACTTTTGACTTAACAACAACAGCAGCCCAATTAAATACTACCAACACTTTATCGTATTTTACGTCTCAAGCAGATGCTGAGAACAACCAAAATGCTATAAATGCACCAAATTCATTTACCATTTCTGTACAAGCTAATGCTATTCCAATTTTTATTAGAGAAAGTATTGCTTCTGATTGTGATAAAATTTATACTTTTAATTTACGAACATTTGCCAATTGTAACCTAGCATCGGTTTGTAGTTTAGCTAATTCATTATGTGGTTCTTTAGGTGTTCCTTTTCAAAATACAATTAATTTTCCATCTGATCAGACCCAAGGATGTTTACTATCAACACCTAATCCTACTTGGTTTTATTTACCTGTAAGTAATTCTGGTAACATTAATCTTGTTGTACAACAAAGTGTTAATCCAAGTTTTAATACAGGAGCGAATATTGATGTAGATTATATCGTTTATGGCCCTTTTACAGATGCAACTTCAGGGTGTAATGGACAATTAACAGCAAACAATATTGTAAGCTGTAGTTATTCTGCTTCGGCAGTAGAATACCCTATTATTCCTAATGCTATTGCAGGACAATATTACTTAATAATGGTAACCAATTTTAGTAATCAACCTGGTTATATAAAAATTACCAATTATGGCAACTCACAAGGAACGATAGATTGTTCAGGTATTCGTTTAAATGCCTTTTTAGACTCTAATGCTAATGGAGTTCAAGATAATGGTGAAACCAACTTCCCTTTAGGACAATTTCAATATGAAATGAATGGAAATGGAACCGTTCATAATGTAACATCACCTTTAGGAATTTACACTATTTATGAGAACAATCCTTCAAATCCATATAATTTTAGTTATTCAATTGACCCAGCTTATGCTGCAATGTATTCTATAACAACTAGCAATTATAACAATATTACTGTTGCTAGCGGTTCTGGTATTACAACTTATAATTTTCCAGTAACAATTCTTCAATCTTATAATGATTTAGCTATAACTATCATTCCACAAAACGCTCCAAGACCAGGATTTGTATATACGAACAAGATTTATTATGCCAATATTGGAAATCAAACGATAGCCTCTGGAAGTATTTCATTTGATAAAGATGTTGCAACAACTATCACTTCTATTTCACAAAGTGGTACTGTAAGTACTCCAACAGGATTTACGTATGATTTTACAAACTTATTACCATTTGAGTACAGAGAAATTACAGTTACTTTTCAAGTGCCAACAATTCCAACTGTTAACGCTGGAGATTACCTAACCAATACCGCTTCAATTCTTCCATTAACAAACGATATTGTTCCTGAAAACAATTCGAATTCATTATCTCAAATGATAATCAATGCCTATGATCCAAATGACAAAATGGAATCTCATGGTGCTGAAATTTTACACAGTTCATTTACTTCAGAAGATTATTTATATTATACCATTCGTTTTGAAAACACTGGTAACGCAAGTGCAATTAATGTTAGAATTAACGATGTATTAGATAGTAGATTAGATGAAAATTCAATCAAAATGATTAATGCAAGTCATGCTTACGTTTTAGACAGAGTTGCCAATAATTTAACTTGGAAATTTGACAATATCATGTTACCGGTTTCAGTTGCGAATACGAATATTGGTAAAGGATATGTTATGTTTAAAGTGAAACCAAAACCAGGTTATAGTGTTGGTGATGTGATTTCTAATACTGCTTCTATCTATTTCGATTTTAATCCTGCTATTATTACGAATACATTTACCACTACTTTTGTTGCTACTTTAGAAACAACTTTATTCGAAAATAGTTCGTTCGTAGTATATCCTAATCCAGCACAAAACGAAGTTACAATAACATCAAGCAACAGTAATTTTATCAAAGCAATTACTATATATGATATCGTTGGTAAAACGATTCTAAGCCAAGATGGAAATAATGAATTCATTCAAACAATAAATACTTCTGAATTGAATTCTGGTATTTATTTACTACAAATTACAGATAGTAACAATCAACAAACTACTAAAAAATTAATTATTAAATAAGCAGTAGTTCCCAAATAATAAAGCCCTGAAGTTATATACTT
It encodes the following:
- a CDS encoding acyl-CoA thioesterase translates to MSEFIKQEKVRFQHVDYAGIVFYPRFLEMLNCLVEDWFEEALDRPFSKMHETNGIPTVDLKIQFKNAARLGEILTKKLWVKELKNSSILCGFQFVNESENTVLEGEVTLVNVAFNPERNGIKAEPFTEEMKNKIKQYEL
- a CDS encoding carbon-nitrogen hydrolase family protein, translated to MEFKKFKAATVQTSPVFLNVEKTVDKAISFIKEASNNGAKLIAFPEVFIAGYPYWNWIMTPVQGSKWYEELYKNSVDVAGPEIKKLCLAAKDNDIHIVMGINERGKSYGEIYNTNLIIDNKGVIIGKHRKLVPTWAEKLTWSSGDGSSLKVYNTEIGPIGTLACGENTNTLARFTLLSQGELIHIANYISLPVAPPDYDMAEAIKIRAAAHSFEGKLFTIVSCSTVSQEIKDALRADVPNVDELLDRKSSAFSGFIGPNGAVIGQPLIDEEGMVYADIDLAKCIQPKQMHDILGHYNRFDIFDLRVNTAPTRKITFIDNHEEFNKR
- a CDS encoding cupin domain-containing protein, which produces MEENNYSDDVYGRARVQDSDELKAYYKELETLGAGALWTVANDIEPWEPRSTSVPMLWKYDDLRDLVLKSSELVTPEQAGRRVVYLVNDKRRDVSAAVGWLYTGIQVTRPGEFTSAHRHRASALRFIMEGEKGYTVVDGNKIMLEVNDFVITPNSTWHEHGVEEGGKTCIWQDGLDIPLVNALEANDYAVLEGKQELIAPLNYSPIAYGCAGLIPADKVWDKPYSPLFKFSWKKVYPALLEAQKVTEINPFDGIFMQYSNPLTGGHVMQTMGAAMQLFPAGFKGKAHKHTGSFVYQCAKGKGYTIINGKRFDWKERDIFCVPSWAWHEHHNLSETEDACLFNFNDLPVIEGLGLFQGRELTENNGHQLI
- a CDS encoding fumarylacetoacetate hydrolase family protein, which encodes MKLLTYKTQDTEPRLGFIHNNQVIDMQDFGDISNFPLPNDMLELIDMGFEIIAEITEMIAETPENFFEEIAYEMDEVTILAPIEKPRKNIIGIGLNYTEHVAESARTLDTTGKLPTKPIIFSKPPTTVTATNTEIIKNTKLTSQLDWECELAVIISKKGKYIPKSEALDYVFGYTVINDISARDCRREGQWIVSKGQDTFAPMGPVIVTKDEIENPHNLNLSLKVNGVEKQNSNTKFMLFNINDLIEDLSTVFTLEAGDIIATGTPAGVGAGRDPQEWMYDGDVVEATVEGIGTIINTVKEI
- a CDS encoding maleate cis-trans isomerase family protein, translating into MKYRIGQIVPSSNVTMETEIPAIFRSRETILPERFTFHSSRMRMKKVTKEELEAMDKMSLKCAQELSDAHVDVMGYACLVAIMSMGRGYHCVSEVNLHQETVANDFPTPIVTSAGALINGLKVLGAKQISIITPYMRPLTDKVVDYIEHQGIKVKESIALEIPDNLEVAAQNPMNLLEIYKQLDLNDVDVLVASACVQMPSLEAIDLIQAECGIPVTSAAVCTTYEMMKKLNIEAKSAIGGELLSGKY
- a CDS encoding T9SS type A sorting domain-containing protein, which encodes MKKILLSLIPLLFITFVTQAQCDSPTFPGVNTITENSATIFWQDSASNTWNIAVSVNGVSYTNINVTTNPYVLTGLPCGVNVTVMITSVCGPNIESNPVTITFLTNSCNQEQPGQPESFSACSSDASPVCFNLTDNDSNLMGSLNPNEHVISYHLTNDDANNNVNPLISPYCVGLGINQAVYARVANINTGTTYISVFFLHVTEHIFVQPALNPMEQCDQDNNGSITFDLTTTAAQLNTTNTLSYFTSQADAENNQNAINAPNSFTISVQANAIPIFIRESIASDCDKIYTFNLRTFANCNLASVCSLANSLCGSLGVPFQNTINFPSDQTQGCLLSTPNPTWFYLPVSNSGNINLVVQQSVNPSFNTGANIDVDYIVYGPFTDATSGCNGQLTANNIVSCSYSASAVEYPIIPNAIAGQYYLIMVTNFSNQPGYIKITNYGNSQGTIDCSGIRLNAFLDSNANGVQDNGETNFPLGQFQYEMNGNGTVHNVTSPLGIYTIYENNPSNPYNFSYSIDPAYAAMYSITTSNYNNITVASGSGITTYNFPVTILQSYNDLAITIIPQNAPRPGFVYTNKIYYANIGNQTIASGSISFDKDVATTITSISQSGTVSTPTGFTYDFTNLLPFEYREITVTFQVPTIPTVNAGDYLTNTASILPLTNDIVPENNSNSLSQMIINAYDPNDKMESHGAEILHSSFTSEDYLYYTIRFENTGNASAINVRINDVLDSRLDENSIKMINASHAYVLDRVANNLTWKFDNIMLPVSVANTNIGKGYVMFKVKPKPGYSVGDVISNTASIYFDFNPAIITNTFTTTFVATLETTLFENSSFVVYPNPAQNEVTITSSNSNFIKAITIYDIVGKTILSQDGNNEFIQTINTSELNSGIYLLQITDSNNQQTTKKLIIK